A section of the Felis catus isolate Fca126 chromosome B2, F.catus_Fca126_mat1.0, whole genome shotgun sequence genome encodes:
- the LOC111556173 gene encoding HLA class II histocompatibility antigen, DM beta chain isoform X1: protein MNTLLPLLLGLSLGSTRAGGFLAHVESTCLLDDDGTPKDFTYCVSFNKDLLTCWDPQTSQMAPCEFGVLSVLANYLSDYLNQQESLLQRLSNGLQDCATHTQSFWGSLTHRTRPPTVQVAKTTPFNTKERVMLACYVWGFYPADVNISWRKNGQPVLPHRSAPKMAQPNGDWTYQTVSHLATTPSFGDTYTCVVDHIGALEPICEDWTPGLSPMQTLKVSVAAVTLGLGLIIFSLGLLSWRKASSSGYIFLPGSSYPEGQHIS, encoded by the exons ATGAACACACTCCTGCCGTTGCTGCTAGGCCTCAGCCTGGGCTCCACCAGAGCAG GTGGCTTTTTAGCCCATGTGGAAAGCACCTGTCTGTTGGATGATGATGGGACTCCAAAGGATTTCACATATTGTGTCTCCTTCAACAAGGATTTGCTGACCTGCTGGGATCCTCAAACATCCCAAATGGCCCCTTGTGAATTTGGGGTACTGAGTGTCTTGGCGAATTACCTCTCAGATTACCTCAACCAACAGGAAAGCCTACTCCAGCGCTTGTCTAATGGGCTCCAGGACTGTGCCACACACACCCAGTCCTTCTGGGGATCACTGACCCACAGGACAC GGCCACCAACTGTGCAGGTAGCCAAAACCACTCCTTTTAACACGAAGGAGCGTGTGATGCTGGCCTGCTACGTGTGGGGCTTCTATCCAGCTGATGTGAATATCTCATGGAGGAAGAATGGGCAGCCTGTCCTCCCTCACAGAAGTGCCCCTAAGATGGCTCAGCCCAATGGAGACTGGACGTATCAGACCGTCTCTCATTTAGCCACAACTCCCTCTTTCGGGGACACCTACACCTGCGTGGTGGATCACATCGGGGCTCTTGAGCCCATCTGCGAGGACTGGA CGCCTGGGCTGTCCCCGATGCAGACACTGAAGGTTTCGGTGGCTGCAGTGACTCTGGGCCTGGGCctcatcattttctctcttggtttGCTCAGCTGGCGGAAAGCTAGCTCCTCTG GCTACATTTTCCTCCCTGGGTCCAGTTATCCAGAAG GTCAACACATCTCCTAG
- the LOC111556173 gene encoding HLA class II histocompatibility antigen, DM beta chain isoform X3, with protein sequence MNTLLPLLLGLSLGSTRAGGFLAHVESTCLLDDDGTPKDFTYCVSFNKDLLTCWDPQTSQMAPCEFGVLSVLANYLSDYLNQQESLLQRLSNGLQDCATHTQSFWGSLTHRTRPPTVQVAKTTPFNTKERVMLACYVWGFYPADVNISWRKNGQPVLPHRSAPKMAQPNGDWTYQTVSHLATTPSFGDTYTCVVDHIGALEPICEDWSQHIS encoded by the exons ATGAACACACTCCTGCCGTTGCTGCTAGGCCTCAGCCTGGGCTCCACCAGAGCAG GTGGCTTTTTAGCCCATGTGGAAAGCACCTGTCTGTTGGATGATGATGGGACTCCAAAGGATTTCACATATTGTGTCTCCTTCAACAAGGATTTGCTGACCTGCTGGGATCCTCAAACATCCCAAATGGCCCCTTGTGAATTTGGGGTACTGAGTGTCTTGGCGAATTACCTCTCAGATTACCTCAACCAACAGGAAAGCCTACTCCAGCGCTTGTCTAATGGGCTCCAGGACTGTGCCACACACACCCAGTCCTTCTGGGGATCACTGACCCACAGGACAC GGCCACCAACTGTGCAGGTAGCCAAAACCACTCCTTTTAACACGAAGGAGCGTGTGATGCTGGCCTGCTACGTGTGGGGCTTCTATCCAGCTGATGTGAATATCTCATGGAGGAAGAATGGGCAGCCTGTCCTCCCTCACAGAAGTGCCCCTAAGATGGCTCAGCCCAATGGAGACTGGACGTATCAGACCGTCTCTCATTTAGCCACAACTCCCTCTTTCGGGGACACCTACACCTGCGTGGTGGATCACATCGGGGCTCTTGAGCCCATCTGCGAGGACTGGA GTCAACACATCTCCTAG
- the LOC111556173 gene encoding HLA class II histocompatibility antigen, DM beta chain isoform X2, with protein MNTLLPLLLGLSLGSTRAGGFLAHVESTCLLDDDGTPKDFTYCVSFNKDLLTCWDPQTSQMAPCEFGVLSVLANYLSDYLNQQESLLQRLSNGLQDCATHTQSFWGSLTHRTRPPTVQVAKTTPFNTKERVMLACYVWGFYPADVNISWRKNGQPVLPHRSAPKMAQPNGDWTYQTVSHLATTPSFGDTYTCVVDHIGALEPICEDWTPGLSPMQTLKVSVAAVTLGLGLIIFSLGLLSWRKASSSGQHIS; from the exons ATGAACACACTCCTGCCGTTGCTGCTAGGCCTCAGCCTGGGCTCCACCAGAGCAG GTGGCTTTTTAGCCCATGTGGAAAGCACCTGTCTGTTGGATGATGATGGGACTCCAAAGGATTTCACATATTGTGTCTCCTTCAACAAGGATTTGCTGACCTGCTGGGATCCTCAAACATCCCAAATGGCCCCTTGTGAATTTGGGGTACTGAGTGTCTTGGCGAATTACCTCTCAGATTACCTCAACCAACAGGAAAGCCTACTCCAGCGCTTGTCTAATGGGCTCCAGGACTGTGCCACACACACCCAGTCCTTCTGGGGATCACTGACCCACAGGACAC GGCCACCAACTGTGCAGGTAGCCAAAACCACTCCTTTTAACACGAAGGAGCGTGTGATGCTGGCCTGCTACGTGTGGGGCTTCTATCCAGCTGATGTGAATATCTCATGGAGGAAGAATGGGCAGCCTGTCCTCCCTCACAGAAGTGCCCCTAAGATGGCTCAGCCCAATGGAGACTGGACGTATCAGACCGTCTCTCATTTAGCCACAACTCCCTCTTTCGGGGACACCTACACCTGCGTGGTGGATCACATCGGGGCTCTTGAGCCCATCTGCGAGGACTGGA CGCCTGGGCTGTCCCCGATGCAGACACTGAAGGTTTCGGTGGCTGCAGTGACTCTGGGCCTGGGCctcatcattttctctcttggtttGCTCAGCTGGCGGAAAGCTAGCTCCTCTG GTCAACACATCTCCTAG